In Candidatus Sedimenticola sp. (ex Thyasira tokunagai), the following proteins share a genomic window:
- a CDS encoding 3-deoxy-7-phosphoheptulonate synthase class II produces MKDWHPTSWQQKEAKQQANYPSQQALDETLDQLSQLPPLVTSWEIEALKEQLAAASRGEAFLLQGGDCAENFSDCTSPVIANKLKILLQMSLMLIHGLNKRVIRIGRIAGQYAKPRSADSETINGITLPSYRGDLINGPGFTTEDRIPDPVRLLRGYGRAAMTLNFIRALSDSGFADLHHPENWDLDFVSRSPQAAEYHKSVAALSRSLQFLETLGGGADSELNRVQFFTSHEGLHLHYEQALSRQVPNRSGYYNLSTHLPWIGFRTADIDGAHIEYFRGIENPLGVKVGAGMPNEWIQELVERLNPENEAGKLLLIHRFGADAITEGLPRLIDAVKRTGKSVLWVCDPMHGNTETTPSGYKTRRFDRILSELGQAFDIHQQKSSILGGVHFELTGDDVTECIGGARGLDEAGLERAYKTQVDPRLNYEQALEMAMAIVEKYRS; encoded by the coding sequence ATGAAAGACTGGCACCCCACATCCTGGCAGCAGAAAGAGGCCAAACAGCAAGCTAACTATCCATCGCAACAGGCGCTGGATGAAACCCTTGATCAGTTATCCCAGTTGCCTCCTCTGGTCACCTCCTGGGAGATCGAGGCACTGAAAGAGCAGCTTGCCGCCGCCTCCCGGGGAGAAGCATTTCTGCTCCAGGGTGGTGACTGCGCCGAAAACTTCAGCGACTGCACCTCTCCGGTCATTGCCAACAAGCTGAAAATCCTGTTGCAGATGAGCCTGATGCTGATCCATGGCCTCAATAAGCGGGTAATTCGAATAGGGCGCATCGCCGGCCAGTACGCTAAACCCAGATCAGCCGACAGTGAGACCATTAACGGCATCACCCTGCCCAGCTACCGCGGTGACCTGATCAACGGCCCCGGATTCACTACTGAAGACCGTATCCCTGATCCTGTCCGCCTGCTGCGTGGCTATGGCCGTGCCGCCATGACCCTCAATTTTATCCGTGCCCTCTCCGACAGCGGTTTTGCCGATCTACATCACCCGGAAAACTGGGACCTGGATTTTGTCAGCCGCTCACCCCAGGCGGCTGAATACCACAAGTCAGTGGCGGCACTCTCACGCTCCCTGCAATTTTTGGAGACCTTGGGAGGAGGCGCCGACAGCGAACTGAACCGGGTACAGTTTTTTACCAGCCACGAAGGACTGCATCTCCACTATGAACAAGCGTTGAGCCGCCAGGTACCCAACCGTAGCGGCTACTACAATCTATCCACCCACCTGCCCTGGATCGGCTTTCGCACTGCCGATATCGACGGTGCTCATATCGAATATTTTCGTGGCATAGAAAATCCGCTAGGGGTCAAAGTGGGCGCCGGCATGCCAAATGAGTGGATTCAGGAACTGGTGGAACGCCTTAATCCCGAGAATGAAGCGGGAAAACTTCTGCTGATCCACCGTTTTGGTGCAGACGCTATTACCGAGGGCCTGCCGAGATTGATTGATGCGGTGAAACGCACAGGCAAGAGCGTCCTCTGGGTCTGTGATCCCATGCATGGCAATACAGAAACCACCCCTAGCGGCTACAAGACCCGGCGCTTCGACAGGATACTCTCGGAGCTTGGACAGGCGTTCGATATCCATCAACAGAAGAGCTCGATTCTTGGTGGAGTGCACTTTGAACTGACCGGCGATGACGTCACCGAGTGTATCGGCGGCGCCCGTGGGCTTGATGAGGCCGGTTTGGAACGGGCCTACAAGACCCAGGTAGACCCACGCCTCAACTATGAGCAGGCACTGGAGATGGCAATGGCGATTGTGGAGAAATATCGCAGCTGA
- a CDS encoding 3-deoxy-7-phosphoheptulonate synthase: protein MFKDSLNNTNVAEERVLVSPADFKHRLPLTEKSEALVWKGRHTIKDIFTRKDPRLLVVTGPCSIHDVEAAKEYAERLMRLHEELGDTLYIVMRIYFEKPRTTVGWKGLINDPRMDDSFHIEEGLTKARELLLWLAELGLPAATEALDPISPQYMGDLFSWAAIGARTTESQTHREMASGLSMPVGFKNGTDGGLEVAINALQSVSHPHSFLGINREGQVAVIKTKGNVCGHIILRGGNGLPNYDSVHVALCEGALRKAELSENIMIDCSHGNSSKQPELQPLVADNVASQIIEGNRSIIGIMLESSLNAGNQSIPKDLSQLEYGVSVTDGCIGWETTEKLLREMAEKLKQKLSERIT from the coding sequence GAAGCGCTGGTCTGGAAGGGGCGGCACACTATCAAAGACATCTTTACCCGCAAGGATCCCAGGCTGCTGGTGGTGACCGGTCCCTGCTCAATTCATGATGTTGAGGCGGCTAAGGAGTACGCCGAGCGGCTGATGCGACTCCATGAGGAGCTGGGTGATACGCTCTATATCGTTATGCGCATCTATTTCGAGAAGCCGCGCACCACCGTGGGATGGAAAGGGCTGATCAATGATCCCCGTATGGATGATAGCTTTCATATCGAAGAGGGGCTGACGAAGGCACGGGAGCTGCTGCTGTGGCTGGCGGAGCTTGGCCTGCCCGCCGCCACCGAGGCGCTTGACCCCATCAGCCCTCAGTACATGGGCGATCTCTTCTCTTGGGCGGCTATCGGTGCACGTACTACAGAGTCCCAGACTCATCGTGAGATGGCATCAGGTCTCTCAATGCCGGTTGGTTTCAAAAATGGCACAGACGGCGGTCTGGAGGTGGCGATCAATGCTCTGCAGTCGGTCTCTCACCCTCACAGTTTCCTCGGTATCAACCGGGAAGGCCAAGTGGCGGTGATCAAGACCAAAGGTAACGTCTGCGGCCATATCATCCTGCGTGGCGGCAATGGCCTGCCCAACTACGATTCGGTGCATGTCGCGCTCTGTGAAGGGGCGCTACGCAAGGCGGAGTTGTCGGAGAATATTATGATCGACTGCAGTCACGGTAACTCCAGTAAGCAGCCGGAACTCCAGCCCCTGGTGGCAGATAATGTCGCTAGTCAGATCATCGAGGGCAATCGCTCGATTATCGGCATCATGCTGGAGAGCAGTCTCAATGCAGGCAATCAGTCGATTCCCAAGGATCTCAGTCAGCTTGAGTATGGAGTCTCAGTTACCGATGGCTGTATTGGCTGGGAGACTACAGAGAAACTGCTGCGGGAGATGGCGGAAAAGCTGAAGCAGAAGCTGTCGGAGAGAATCACATAA
- a CDS encoding indolepyruvate oxidoreductase subunit beta has translation MTAAEVLSQAAMSLGYDVKKTEVAGMAQRGGVVTSHVRFGKRVLSPAIAPGEADILVGFEPAEALRWCAHLRPGGIAMVNTTRQEPPVVSIGLFDYPDDPIAEIAAAGVNYHAFDAGAIAHDLGNFRLVNTVMLGAISKYLPFPAEVLKNEILDRFRARKPKLVEINEKAFEAGQAAEAAS, from the coding sequence ATGACGGCCGCCGAGGTACTCTCTCAGGCGGCCATGTCACTGGGTTACGACGTGAAGAAAACAGAGGTGGCAGGTATGGCACAGCGCGGCGGCGTGGTGACCTCCCATGTCCGTTTCGGCAAGCGGGTGCTCTCTCCCGCCATCGCCCCCGGCGAGGCGGATATCCTGGTCGGTTTTGAGCCGGCGGAGGCGCTGCGCTGGTGCGCCCACCTGCGCCCCGGTGGTATTGCCATGGTCAACACCACTCGCCAGGAGCCACCGGTAGTGAGTATTGGCCTGTTCGACTACCCGGATGATCCGATCGCCGAGATTGCTGCTGCAGGCGTCAACTACCACGCCTTCGATGCCGGCGCCATCGCCCACGACCTAGGCAACTTCCGCCTGGTTAACACTGTGATGCTCGGGGCCATATCAAAATACCTGCCCTTCCCCGCCGAGGTGCTGAAAAACGAGATCCTCGACCGTTTCCGTGCCCGCAAGCCAAAGCTGGTGGAGATCAATGAAAAAGCGTTTGAGGCTGGACAGGCGGCAGAAGCGGCCAGTTAG